In a genomic window of Lacrimispora sp. BS-2:
- a CDS encoding sugar ABC transporter permease, whose product MSKEKTPVFKTKEKASIAQKKENRYGWLFISPYLIFFTVFTGIPFVIAIVMSFLNMKYITRLDNLKFVGLQNFIKVFTNKEIMASLIRTFQYSLVYVPLIMILGFVLAFMLNNGVYMKKAMRSLVFMPYVSNMVAVAVIFKVLLGNNSPVIVALRNMGFDPPLLLLNLKLALPTVAMISVWKGVGLNMVVYLGALQEVPAELLEAAQIDGATKWQRIRSIIIPMISPTTFFLVISSIIGSFQNFTCIQALTEGGPGQATTVMSVNIVRTAFTKYETSLASAMAFVMFALVMIVTLIQWRGQKKWVNY is encoded by the coding sequence ATGAGCAAGGAAAAAACACCAGTATTTAAAACAAAGGAAAAGGCATCCATAGCCCAGAAAAAAGAGAACAGGTATGGGTGGCTGTTTATTTCGCCCTACCTGATTTTTTTCACTGTTTTCACCGGCATTCCTTTTGTAATTGCAATTGTGATGTCGTTTTTAAACATGAAATATATTACAAGGTTAGACAATCTTAAATTTGTAGGGCTTCAAAACTTTATAAAAGTATTCACCAACAAGGAAATTATGGCTTCCCTCATAAGAACCTTCCAATATTCCCTGGTATATGTGCCTCTTATCATGATCCTTGGATTTGTGCTGGCATTTATGTTAAATAACGGGGTCTATATGAAAAAGGCCATGCGTTCCCTGGTATTCATGCCTTATGTATCCAATATGGTGGCAGTGGCCGTAATCTTTAAAGTACTGCTGGGAAATAACAGTCCTGTGATTGTTGCTTTAAGAAATATGGGATTTGATCCGCCCTTACTTTTACTGAACTTAAAGCTGGCTCTTCCTACTGTGGCTATGATTTCCGTATGGAAGGGCGTTGGCCTTAACATGGTGGTTTATCTTGGAGCACTGCAGGAGGTGCCGGCTGAGCTGTTAGAAGCCGCCCAGATTGACGGTGCAACAAAATGGCAGCGGATTCGCAGCATCATCATACCTATGATTTCCCCCACCACCTTTTTCCTGGTAATCAGCTCCATTATCGGTTCCTTCCAGAACTTTACCTGTATACAGGCTCTTACTGAGGGAGGTCCGGGACAGGCGACCACCGTTATGTCCGTAAATATTGTCCGTACTGCATTTACAAAATATGAAACCAGTCTGGCAAGTGCAATGGCTTTCGTCATGTTTGCACTGGTCATGATCGTAACGCTGATCCAGTGGCGCGGACAGAAAAAATGGGTTAATTATTAA
- a CDS encoding carbohydrate ABC transporter permease, whose protein sequence is MTSKKKSLKIALTVFILLIGLVSNFPFLFMISSSFKVSGEVMKFPWHLIPENPTLMNFQALLTNGIYNFQKWYLNTVVMTALTIVIKIFFVSFTAYGFARIKFKGKDAIFLVLLSAMMIPSDIMILPRYMIFKNLHILDTMWSLILPSCVDVYFVFLLRQSFVSIPDSLSEAAKIDGCGHFRIYWQIIFPLAKPAIATMALFSFTWSWNDYMGPYLYISTMDKQMLSVGVKLFSSGLIQDYGSQMAAATAVLLPILIAFLFCQKFFIEGVASSGVKG, encoded by the coding sequence ATGACAAGCAAAAAGAAAAGTTTAAAGATAGCACTTACAGTTTTCATCCTGTTGATCGGGCTGGTATCTAATTTTCCATTCCTGTTCATGATCTCCTCTTCCTTTAAGGTCAGCGGAGAGGTCATGAAATTTCCGTGGCATTTGATTCCGGAAAATCCCACCCTGATGAACTTTCAGGCATTATTAACAAATGGTATTTATAACTTTCAGAAATGGTATTTAAATACGGTTGTCATGACGGCCCTTACCATTGTAATTAAGATATTTTTTGTAAGCTTTACGGCATATGGATTTGCAAGGATTAAATTTAAGGGAAAAGATGCAATATTTCTTGTCCTGCTGTCAGCCATGATGATACCCAGCGATATCATGATTTTACCCAGATATATGATCTTTAAAAATCTGCATATCCTGGATACCATGTGGTCATTGATCCTGCCAAGCTGCGTTGACGTGTATTTTGTATTCCTGCTGCGCCAGTCCTTTGTTTCAATTCCGGACTCCTTAAGTGAAGCGGCTAAAATTGACGGATGCGGTCATTTCCGCATTTACTGGCAGATCATTTTCCCATTGGCAAAACCGGCTATTGCGACCATGGCACTATTTTCCTTTACATGGTCCTGGAACGACTATATGGGACCGTATCTGTACATCTCAACCATGGATAAGCAGATGCTGTCCGTTGGAGTAAAGCTTTTCTCCTCCGGCCTGATCCAGGATTACGGAAGTCAGATGGCTGCCGCAACGGCTGTGCTTCTGCCCATTCTGATAGCTTTCCTGTTTTGCCAGAAGTTTTTCATCGAAGGCGTTGCTTCCTCCGGTGTAAAGGGATAA
- the gnpA gene encoding 1,3-beta-galactosyl-N-acetylhexosamine phosphorylase, with protein sequence MEKKLTGRVTVPTDVDMIQETKEIAKRWGADALRDCDGTNMPDELKKMPVKIYSTYYTTRKDNQWANANPDEVQQVYLMTEFYTAMEEGELRIPLMKHLYKDQLKPNTIHDIKRWWEVVDRTTGEPLAANAWEYNENTQEVIIVKPERYHDYTVSFLAFIIWDPVHMYNFITNDWQDVEHQITFDVRQPKTQGHVIEKLKLWMEENPDSNVVRFTTFFHQFTLVFNEFAKEKFVDWFGYSASVSPYILEQFEKEVGYPFRPEYIIDQGYHNNTNRVPSKEFRDFQEFQQREVSKLMKVLVNICHDCGKEAMMFLGDHWIGTEPFGEYFKNVGLDAVVGSVGNGTTLRLISDIPGVKYTEGRFLPYFFPDVFCEGGDPIKEAKVNWVTARRAILRKPVDRIGYGGYLKLALDFPEFIQYIEEVCDEFRLLYENVGGQSPYSHFKVGVLNSWGKIRSWGTHMVAHAIDYKQTYSYAGVLEALSGMPFDVEFISFEDVIADPDVLKKCRVVINVGDAYTAPSGGAYWTNPKVSSAVKAFVALGGGFIGVGEPSACEYQGRYFTLANVLGVNKEVGFSMSTDKYNWEEHSHFITEESSGNINFGEGMKNIYALSEAEILKKDGEDVQMAVNHFGDGRSVYISGIPYSFENSRMLYRAIFWAAGMEQEMKKWYSSNYNVEVNYYPATGKYCIVNNTYEPQETVIYDGNGKECPMQLKANDILWFSSSQN encoded by the coding sequence ATGGAAAAAAAACTTACCGGAAGAGTCACTGTTCCCACGGACGTGGATATGATTCAGGAGACTAAGGAGATTGCAAAGCGATGGGGAGCCGATGCTCTGCGGGATTGTGACGGGACCAATATGCCGGATGAGCTTAAAAAAATGCCTGTCAAGATCTACTCCACCTATTATACTACCAGAAAGGACAACCAATGGGCGAATGCAAACCCGGATGAAGTCCAGCAGGTATATTTGATGACAGAGTTTTACACCGCAATGGAAGAAGGAGAGCTTCGCATTCCTTTGATGAAGCATCTGTATAAGGATCAGTTAAAGCCAAATACCATTCACGACATCAAGCGCTGGTGGGAGGTCGTGGACCGCACAACAGGAGAACCCTTAGCAGCGAATGCATGGGAATATAATGAAAATACCCAGGAAGTCATCATTGTAAAGCCCGAGAGGTATCACGATTATACCGTAAGTTTCCTGGCGTTCATCATCTGGGATCCGGTTCATATGTATAACTTTATTACCAATGACTGGCAGGATGTGGAGCATCAGATCACCTTTGACGTGCGCCAGCCTAAGACCCAGGGCCATGTGATCGAAAAATTAAAGCTCTGGATGGAGGAAAACCCGGACAGCAATGTGGTGCGTTTCACAACGTTTTTCCATCAGTTCACCCTTGTATTTAATGAATTTGCAAAAGAAAAATTCGTTGACTGGTTTGGATACAGCGCCAGTGTCAGCCCTTATATTTTAGAACAGTTTGAAAAAGAGGTAGGTTATCCCTTCCGTCCGGAATACATCATTGACCAGGGGTATCATAACAACACCAACCGGGTGCCGTCAAAGGAGTTCCGGGATTTCCAGGAATTCCAGCAGAGAGAGGTTTCTAAGCTCATGAAGGTCCTTGTGAACATCTGCCATGATTGCGGCAAGGAAGCCATGATGTTTTTGGGAGATCACTGGATCGGAACGGAACCGTTTGGAGAGTATTTTAAAAACGTAGGACTGGATGCGGTAGTGGGAAGCGTGGGAAATGGAACCACTCTTCGCCTGATTTCCGATATTCCGGGAGTAAAATATACGGAAGGCCGTTTTCTGCCTTACTTCTTCCCGGATGTATTCTGTGAAGGAGGAGACCCGATCAAAGAGGCAAAAGTAAACTGGGTGACCGCAAGGCGGGCCATCTTAAGAAAACCGGTTGACCGGATCGGCTACGGCGGATATTTAAAATTAGCCCTGGATTTTCCAGAGTTTATCCAATACATTGAGGAAGTCTGTGATGAATTCCGTCTTCTTTATGAAAATGTGGGAGGACAAAGCCCATACAGCCACTTTAAGGTGGGAGTGCTGAACTCCTGGGGAAAGATCCGTTCCTGGGGAACCCATATGGTAGCCCATGCCATTGATTATAAGCAGACCTATTCCTATGCCGGAGTGCTGGAAGCCTTAAGCGGAATGCCATTTGATGTGGAGTTTATCAGCTTTGAGGACGTGATCGCAGATCCGGATGTATTAAAGAAATGCAGGGTAGTGATCAATGTGGGCGATGCCTACACAGCTCCCAGCGGCGGGGCTTATTGGACCAATCCCAAGGTCAGCAGCGCTGTAAAAGCCTTTGTAGCCCTTGGTGGCGGATTCATCGGAGTGGGAGAGCCGTCAGCTTGTGAATACCAGGGCAGGTATTTTACCCTGGCAAACGTCCTTGGCGTAAACAAAGAAGTGGGCTTTTCTATGTCAACTGATAAATATAACTGGGAAGAGCACAGTCATTTTATTACAGAGGAATCTTCCGGGAACATTAATTTCGGGGAAGGGATGAAGAACATCTATGCTCTTTCCGAAGCGGAGATCTTAAAAAAGGACGGGGAAGATGTCCAGATGGCTGTCAACCATTTCGGAGACGGAAGAAGCGTATATATCAGCGGAATCCCCTATTCCTTTGAAAACTCCAGAATGCTTTACCGGGCAATTTTCTGGGCAGCAGGCATGGAGCAGGAAATGAAGAAATGGTATAGCAGCAACTATAATGTGGAAGTCAATTATTATCCGGCTACCGGAAAATATTGTATTGTAAATAATACTTATGAGCCTCAGGAAACCGTGATTTATGACGGAAATGGCAAAGAGTGCCCGATGCAGTTAAAGGCAAATGATATTTTGTGGTTTTCATCTTCACAAAATTAG
- a CDS encoding glycoside hydrolase family 88 protein — MQTMETLETYEAVTIEEARHALNHVVTRIKNNISKFYDSFPAASSVNQIYPGTENDDWTNGFWTGQLWLAYEHTKEAAFKEAALHQIPGFQERLVKRIVVDHHDMGFLYTPSCVAAYKLTGDKLARETALMAADNLMGRFQAKGEFFQAWGKLGDPKEYRLIIDCLLNMPLLFWASEETKDTKYRETALRHIRTSMKYVVREDSSTYHTYYFDPETGNPVRGVTAQGYRDGSIWARGQAWGIYGSAIAYKYCPDPMYIESFRKITACFLEHLPGDLVPYWDFDFTDGSTEPRDSSSGAIAACGMLEMAKYLEPDEAEDMRQHAKRLIKALTQHCLYHSGENTNGILLHSTYAKSSPYNTVKDSGVNECTLWGDYFYTEALIRLTEQWETYW, encoded by the coding sequence ATGCAGACAATGGAAACACTTGAAACCTATGAGGCTGTCACCATAGAGGAAGCACGTCATGCGCTGAATCATGTGGTCACCAGAATTAAAAATAATATTTCAAAATTTTATGATAGTTTCCCGGCGGCAAGCAGCGTCAACCAGATCTATCCTGGGACTGAAAATGATGATTGGACCAATGGATTCTGGACCGGACAGCTATGGCTGGCATATGAACATACAAAGGAGGCGGCTTTTAAAGAAGCCGCCCTTCATCAAATACCAGGCTTTCAGGAACGTCTGGTCAAAAGAATTGTAGTAGATCATCATGATATGGGATTTTTATATACACCCTCCTGTGTGGCAGCGTATAAGCTTACCGGTGACAAGCTGGCAAGAGAAACTGCCTTGATGGCAGCAGATAATCTGATGGGGCGGTTTCAGGCTAAAGGAGAATTTTTCCAGGCCTGGGGAAAGCTGGGCGATCCCAAAGAATACCGGTTAATTATTGATTGTCTTTTAAATATGCCGCTGTTATTTTGGGCGTCAGAGGAAACAAAGGATACAAAATACCGTGAAACTGCCCTTCGTCATATCCGGACCAGCATGAAATATGTGGTCCGTGAAGATTCTTCTACATACCATACCTATTATTTTGACCCGGAAACAGGAAATCCGGTGAGGGGAGTAACGGCACAGGGGTACCGGGACGGCTCCATATGGGCGAGAGGCCAGGCATGGGGAATTTATGGTTCGGCAATCGCTTATAAATATTGTCCTGATCCAATGTATATAGAAAGCTTTAGAAAGATCACAGCATGTTTTCTGGAGCATTTACCAGGGGATCTGGTACCTTATTGGGATTTTGATTTTACAGACGGCAGTACGGAACCAAGGGACTCTTCTTCCGGGGCAATCGCAGCCTGCGGAATGCTTGAAATGGCAAAATATTTAGAACCGGATGAAGCAGAGGATATGCGGCAGCATGCAAAACGTTTGATAAAGGCGCTGACACAGCATTGTTTATATCATTCCGGTGAAAATACCAACGGAATATTACTTCATTCTACTTACGCGAAAAGTTCTCCTTATAACACGGTAAAGGATAGTGGTGTTAATGAATGTACCCTGTGGGGAGATTACTTTTATACAGAAGCATTGATACGCCTGACAGAACAGTGGGAGACCTACTGGTAG
- a CDS encoding alpha-L-fucosidase, translating into MNQLDERLIKIVPSDRQVMLQKTEFYAFFHFTVNTFTGTEWGYGTESAEVFNPDQMDADQWAEAVKAAGMKGAILTCKHHDGFCLWPSKYTDHSVKYSPYLNGKGDIVKEVAEACKKAGLKFGVYLSPWDRNQKTYGQGKAYDDYFVAQLIELLTGYGDIFSVWFDGACGEGPNGKKQVYDWRRYYDTVRNYMPGACISVSGPDVRWCGNEAGDTRPSEWSVVPSDLSVAERVAALSQHADDPSFRQRVISSMEEDLGSRERLRQEQHLIWYPAEVDVSIRPGWFYHPEEDDKVRSLENLMDIYEKSVGGNTTLLLNIPPMPNGLLHEEDVKRLQELGREIQKRYGNNLAEGTEILVKEENEWNPVNGVQTDDYETYYQGKGPKAEFKISWNAPQKISAVILKENILKSQRIEAFEILSMKNGILVSLYKGTTVGYKKIARFPQIESDILIIQILDSRIEPTLSFIGIYG; encoded by the coding sequence ATGAATCAATTAGATGAAAGGCTTATAAAAATTGTTCCGTCTGACAGACAGGTCATGCTGCAGAAAACAGAATTTTATGCATTCTTTCATTTTACGGTGAATACTTTTACCGGAACGGAATGGGGATATGGAACAGAGTCAGCAGAGGTCTTTAATCCGGATCAAATGGATGCAGACCAATGGGCAGAAGCCGTTAAGGCGGCAGGGATGAAAGGAGCGATCCTTACCTGCAAGCACCATGACGGATTTTGCTTATGGCCCAGCAAATACACCGATCATTCTGTGAAGTACAGTCCTTATCTGAATGGAAAAGGAGATATTGTAAAGGAAGTGGCAGAAGCCTGTAAAAAGGCCGGCCTGAAATTTGGTGTTTATCTTTCTCCATGGGATCGGAATCAGAAAACCTATGGACAGGGAAAAGCGTATGATGATTATTTTGTGGCACAGCTTATTGAACTGCTTACCGGATATGGAGACATTTTCAGCGTTTGGTTTGACGGTGCCTGCGGAGAAGGCCCTAATGGCAAAAAACAGGTCTATGACTGGCGGCGTTATTATGATACCGTAAGAAACTATATGCCGGGTGCCTGCATTTCCGTAAGCGGGCCGGATGTCCGGTGGTGCGGCAATGAGGCAGGTGATACCAGGCCCAGTGAATGGAGCGTTGTACCATCAGATTTATCTGTAGCGGAGCGGGTGGCAGCTTTAAGCCAGCATGCAGATGATCCGTCTTTCCGTCAAAGGGTAATAAGCAGTATGGAAGAGGATTTAGGAAGCAGGGAACGTTTAAGACAGGAACAACACTTAATCTGGTATCCGGCAGAAGTGGATGTATCCATAAGGCCGGGCTGGTTTTATCATCCGGAAGAAGATGATAAAGTCCGGTCCCTGGAAAACCTGATGGATATTTATGAAAAATCCGTAGGGGGAAATACCACACTTCTTTTAAATATTCCTCCCATGCCAAACGGGCTCCTTCATGAGGAAGATGTAAAAAGGCTGCAGGAGCTGGGCAGGGAAATACAAAAAAGATACGGGAATAACCTGGCAGAAGGAACCGAAATTCTGGTCAAAGAAGAAAATGAGTGGAATCCGGTAAATGGTGTACAAACGGATGACTATGAAACTTACTATCAGGGAAAAGGTCCTAAGGCAGAATTTAAGATTTCCTGGAATGCTCCCCAAAAGATTTCAGCAGTTATTTTAAAAGAAAATATATTAAAAAGCCAGAGAATTGAGGCTTTTGAAATTTTATCCATGAAAAATGGAATCCTTGTAAGTTTATATAAGGGAACTACCGTAGGCTATAAAAAGATCGCCCGCTTTCCCCAGATAGAATCGGATATACTGATTATACAAATTTTAGATTCAAGGATAGAGCCGACTCTTTCGTTTATTGGTATATATGGATAA
- a CDS encoding ABC transporter substrate-binding protein produces the protein MKLKSALRRGTALSLAATMVLSTAGCGKSNNTNGSTDSKAAETTQKTDSDKPFDGVTVKWALTDNAATSTETKEMIALIKEKTGINVEFFITPTSKAGEMDKVLVSLMAGEDMDIIGRTPLQLEEFYKAAVLEPIDELAKADNYDMDTLYGGQTVKFEDQTYAIPAEKDIWLTYYNKKIFDEANVPYPTAEDWTWEKYVETAQKLNDPDKNVWGSFMSDDVACNYMLATQKGISAYKADGTANFDDPAYADAMKWFFSLGNELKIQPNCLDLASGTYPYNSFMVNGNIGMYVYGGWVASALSDKVKYPRDWELGILPMPYPEGTDPSSLTITSCYAIPKTSKNKEAAFEAIKTICENKYTLGYGRVPAKILTEDEAKAYIESSLLPKFKDDNLTVEDFMAGWFDNSRAYLSEKIMGTADTTIGQIYTEEGQLYGQGQKSLEDTMKSIQDRANEAIKEAQK, from the coding sequence ATGAAATTAAAAAGTGCATTAAGACGCGGCACTGCTTTAAGCTTAGCTGCAACCATGGTTTTAAGTACGGCCGGATGTGGTAAAAGCAATAATACTAATGGCAGTACGGACAGTAAAGCAGCAGAAACAACTCAAAAGACAGACAGCGACAAGCCATTTGACGGTGTAACAGTAAAATGGGCTCTGACAGATAATGCTGCAACCAGTACGGAAACAAAAGAAATGATAGCATTAATCAAAGAAAAAACAGGTATTAATGTAGAATTTTTCATTACTCCTACTTCAAAAGCAGGAGAAATGGACAAGGTGCTTGTAAGCCTGATGGCCGGAGAAGATATGGACATTATAGGCAGAACTCCTCTTCAATTAGAAGAATTCTACAAAGCTGCTGTTTTAGAGCCGATTGATGAGCTTGCAAAAGCAGATAATTATGATATGGACACTTTGTATGGTGGCCAGACTGTAAAATTTGAAGATCAGACCTATGCAATTCCAGCAGAAAAAGATATTTGGCTGACCTATTATAACAAGAAGATCTTTGATGAAGCAAACGTACCTTATCCTACCGCAGAAGACTGGACCTGGGAAAAATATGTAGAGACAGCCCAAAAGCTGAACGATCCTGATAAAAATGTCTGGGGCTCCTTTATGAGTGATGACGTTGCATGCAACTATATGCTGGCAACACAGAAGGGAATATCTGCTTACAAGGCAGACGGAACTGCTAATTTTGATGATCCGGCATATGCCGATGCCATGAAGTGGTTCTTCAGCCTGGGCAATGAGTTGAAGATTCAGCCTAACTGTCTGGATCTGGCTTCCGGCACATATCCATATAACTCCTTTATGGTAAATGGAAACATTGGTATGTACGTATACGGCGGCTGGGTAGCAAGTGCTTTATCTGATAAGGTAAAATACCCAAGAGACTGGGAACTTGGAATCCTTCCAATGCCTTATCCGGAAGGAACTGATCCATCTTCTTTAACTATTACAAGCTGCTATGCGATTCCCAAGACATCCAAGAACAAAGAAGCAGCATTTGAAGCAATCAAAACTATTTGTGAAAACAAGTATACCTTAGGCTACGGACGTGTTCCTGCCAAAATCTTAACAGAAGACGAAGCAAAAGCCTATATCGAAAGCAGCCTGCTTCCTAAATTTAAAGATGACAACTTAACAGTGGAAGACTTTATGGCAGGCTGGTTTGATAACAGCAGAGCATACTTAAGTGAAAAGATCATGGGTACTGCTGATACGACCATTGGACAGATTTATACCGAGGAAGGCCAGTTATACGGCCAGGGACAAAAATCACTGGAAGATACCATGAAATCAATTCAGGACAGAGCAAATGAAGCGATAAAAGAAGCACAGAAATAA
- a CDS encoding PHP domain-containing protein, translating into MEELIYLLPREGDFYKANMHCHTTVSDGKLTPEQVKEEYGKRGYQIVAFTDHGKYCPHHELTTKDFLALAGFGAELRKGPMDREQARGGAFHINFYDSSPDEMQEEKAGACGKEAGNYDYSGINACIKKMKQLGFLACDCHPYRSTQNYEDYTGLEELFAMEVYHYRSDLLELNGYSPQAYDEMLRCGKKIYCLASDGNQNEYPLGHPFCDSFGGFIRIKAKELTYPAVMEALKKGDFYSSMGPEIHALYIEGRDLVVKTSPVEKIYMKMEGKNCRMKAAPHGETVNEARFPLTGREGYIRVVCRSENGLYANSNAYFLKDLPLKFITDQET; encoded by the coding sequence ATGGAAGAACTGATTTATCTTCTCCCCAGAGAGGGGGATTTTTATAAAGCGAATATGCACTGCCATACAACGGTTTCCGATGGAAAGCTGACGCCTGAGCAGGTGAAAGAGGAGTATGGGAAAAGAGGCTATCAGATCGTGGCCTTTACGGATCACGGGAAATATTGCCCTCACCACGAGCTGACCACAAAGGATTTTCTGGCTCTGGCAGGCTTTGGAGCGGAGCTAAGGAAAGGACCTATGGACAGGGAGCAGGCCCGGGGAGGAGCTTTTCACATTAATTTCTATGACAGCAGTCCGGATGAGATGCAGGAAGAGAAGGCAGGAGCATGTGGGAAGGAAGCCGGAAATTATGATTATTCCGGCATCAATGCCTGCATAAAGAAGATGAAGCAGCTGGGCTTTCTGGCATGTGACTGCCACCCATACCGGTCCACGCAGAATTACGAGGATTATACAGGGCTTGAAGAGCTTTTTGCCATGGAGGTCTATCATTACCGCAGCGATCTTTTAGAGCTGAACGGTTACAGTCCCCAGGCTTATGATGAGATGCTGCGCTGCGGGAAGAAAATTTACTGCCTGGCGTCAGACGGCAACCAGAATGAATATCCCCTGGGCCATCCGTTCTGTGATTCTTTTGGAGGCTTTATAAGGATCAAAGCCAAGGAGCTTACCTATCCGGCAGTGATGGAGGCCTTAAAAAAGGGTGATTTCTACAGTTCCATGGGTCCTGAGATCCATGCCCTCTATATCGAAGGCAGGGACCTGGTGGTAAAAACCAGCCCGGTAGAGAAGATTTACATGAAAATGGAAGGCAAGAACTGCCGCATGAAAGCAGCGCCTCACGGAGAAACAGTGAATGAGGCAAGATTTCCTTTAACGGGAAGAGAAGGCTACATCCGTGTGGTATGCCGCAGTGAAAACGGGCTGTATGCAAATTCCAATGCATATTTCCTGAAAGACCTGCCCTTAAAATTCATCACAGATCAGGAGACATAA
- a CDS encoding MFS transporter: MIQQKKIKSEKMQSMLFWLCWAAYFSTYLGRLNYSASLTEIIRVEGYEKGAAGFIGTAFFFSYGIGQLFSGILGDKKKPYKMIFIGVLGSGICNGAMGLSGSVWQMAVVWCINGLFQSLIWSPIIKLFSNWIPTCNQKKFCVNINSSVPIGTFAAYGLTALIVWKFHWRTVFFFSSLCLAAISLIWFVGSRKIRKDVEENGILEDQILVSQDKKQAEASMWELVLVSGMIFFCFGLMFQGVLKDGVTTWIPTYIREEFHMESVISIISTTVIPVLNLSGVYLASIANRKIFKSEIATSASFFVLCAAALTLLRLYNGGSVITVLILFGLATTAMMAVNTMLVSMVPIYFAPYGKSSTASGILNSSAYAGGAVSAYGIGVLSEKAGWDATILIWIIIALLGAAVCTAGKARWKRFLQNGI; the protein is encoded by the coding sequence ATGATACAACAAAAAAAGATCAAGTCAGAAAAAATGCAGTCCATGCTGTTCTGGCTATGCTGGGCGGCTTATTTTTCTACATATCTTGGGAGGCTGAATTATTCCGCCTCTTTAACGGAAATTATCAGGGTGGAAGGATATGAAAAAGGAGCGGCAGGTTTTATAGGAACCGCATTCTTTTTTTCCTATGGAATTGGACAGCTTTTCAGCGGAATACTGGGAGATAAGAAAAAACCTTATAAGATGATCTTCATAGGGGTTCTGGGTTCGGGAATCTGCAATGGGGCAATGGGACTATCCGGATCTGTCTGGCAGATGGCGGTGGTATGGTGTATCAATGGCTTATTTCAGTCCTTGATCTGGTCGCCGATCATTAAACTGTTTTCCAACTGGATTCCCACATGCAACCAGAAAAAATTCTGTGTAAACATCAACAGCAGCGTTCCCATAGGCACGTTTGCAGCATATGGGCTGACTGCGCTCATTGTATGGAAATTTCATTGGAGAACGGTCTTTTTCTTTTCTTCCCTGTGTCTGGCAGCCATCAGCCTGATCTGGTTCGTGGGCAGCCGCAAAATAAGAAAAGATGTGGAAGAAAACGGAATTTTAGAAGACCAGATCCTTGTTTCCCAGGATAAAAAACAGGCAGAGGCTTCCATGTGGGAGCTGGTTTTAGTTTCCGGTATGATTTTCTTTTGCTTTGGACTGATGTTTCAGGGAGTTTTAAAGGATGGAGTGACCACCTGGATTCCCACCTATATCCGCGAAGAATTCCATATGGAATCCGTAATCTCCATTATCAGCACCACTGTCATACCGGTGTTAAACTTAAGCGGAGTTTATCTGGCTTCCATTGCAAACAGGAAGATTTTTAAAAGCGAGATTGCCACATCTGCTTCATTTTTTGTTCTATGTGCGGCAGCGCTGACTCTGTTAAGGCTTTATAATGGCGGATCCGTGATAACTGTGCTGATCTTATTTGGCCTGGCAACCACGGCAATGATGGCAGTGAATACCATGCTGGTCAGCATGGTACCCATATATTTCGCCCCTTACGGGAAATCCTCCACTGCTTCCGGGATTTTGAATTCCTCCGCTTATGCGGGAGGAGCGGTCTCTGCCTATGGAATCGGAGTATTGTCTGAGAAAGCGGGCTGGGATGCCACCATTTTGATCTGGATTATCATTGCCCTTTTGGGAGCCGCGGTATGCACGGCCGGAAAAGCCCGGTGGAAGCGGTTCCTTCAAAACGGCATTTAA